Proteins from a single region of Scatophagus argus isolate fScaArg1 chromosome 23, fScaArg1.pri, whole genome shotgun sequence:
- the brms1 gene encoding breast cancer metastasis-suppressor 1, which translates to MPAQPSVREPEEEMEAEGESQLPEANGEVGQPRESERGGEETMEESTEERESDLDESEEEEEEEEEEEEESSEMDDEDCERRRGECLDEMLDLEKQFQELKEKLFRERLNQVKVKLDEVLTGKAGEYREPLAALQNSMQIRTQVAGVYRELCLQVIKHKHECELQGARQHLESERTLLFDAMKTELLEKIRRLEEDRQNIDLTSEWSDEMRSKKCKRKNLLGRSERKKKVALVSGPFIVYMLREIDILEDWTAIKKAKAALSPLKKKADKR; encoded by the exons ATGCCCGCCCAGCCCTCCGTGAGGGAACcggaggaggagatggaggcagAAGGAGAGTCACAACTCCCTGAGGCCAACGGAGAGGTGGGGCAAccgagagagagtgagagagggggagaggagaccATGGAGGAGAGCAcggaggagagggagagtgacTTGGACgagagtgaagaggaggaggaggaggaggaggaagaggaagaggagagttCAG AGATGGATGATGAGGACTGTGAGCGGAGGAGAGGAGAATGCCTTGATGAGATGCTGGACCTGGAAAAACAATTTCAGGAGCTGAAAGAGAA GTTGTTTCGGGAGCGACTGAACCAGGTGAAGGTGAAGCTGGACGAGGTGCTGACGGGGAAGGCTGGAGAATACAGAGAACCACTGGCTGCGCTACAGAACAGCATGCAGATACGGACACAAGTGGCTG GAGTGTACCGAGAGCTGTGTCTACAGGTGATCAAACACAAGCACGAGTGTGAACTGCAAGGAGCAAGGCAGCACCTggag AGTGAGCGGACGTTGCTGTTCGACGCCATGAAGACAGAACTGCTGGAGAAGATAAGAAGActggaggaggacagacagaataTAGATCTCACCTCAG AGTGGAGTGATGAGATGAGGAGCAAGAAGTGTAAGAGGAAGAACCTGCTTGGTCGCTcggagaggaaaaagaaagtagCTCTGGTTTCAG GGCCTTTCATTGTCTACATGCTGAGGGAAATCGACATCCTTGAGGATTGGACGGCTATCAAGAAG GCTAAAGCAGCACTGTCGCCACTGAAGAAGAAAGCTGACA agcGGTGA